A single genomic interval of Flavobacteriales bacterium harbors:
- a CDS encoding site-specific integrase: MDEKAIDRAVRLEHLVHHAQRCIALHFPFDAALIAAAKHAGARWSKTHRCWYTPNAPEHLQEIFAAFKGKAWVDMNGLRKKAGTSAPAPPIPKPPRTAGAASGSKRPATSTATAQQKPTASTLSKAQEEALAAMRRKLEIGRYSPRSIPVYLGATKQLFQHFPNKHPNDIRTEDIEAFQHHLASVRKVSNSTLNQAVNAIRYYYMNVLGDERRVTFIERPRKETKLPLVLSKSEVAAVLKAPTNLKHRSMLALAYSGGLRVSELVALRPEDLLFDRGLIRIRGAKGNKDRTTLLGRSTAELLKRYVEHTQPRELLFEGQGGGSYSARSAQKVLQTAMEKAGIRKPATMHTLRHSFATHLLEQGTDLRYIQALLGHASSKTTEIYTHVSTRYLQGIVNPMDNLDAP; the protein is encoded by the coding sequence ATGGACGAAAAGGCCATCGATCGTGCGGTCCGGCTGGAGCACCTGGTGCACCATGCCCAGCGGTGCATCGCCCTGCACTTCCCCTTTGATGCCGCGTTGATCGCGGCCGCCAAGCACGCCGGAGCCCGGTGGAGCAAGACCCATCGGTGCTGGTATACACCCAACGCCCCCGAGCACCTTCAGGAGATCTTCGCGGCGTTCAAAGGCAAGGCCTGGGTGGACATGAACGGCTTGCGGAAGAAGGCCGGGACGAGCGCACCCGCTCCGCCCATCCCCAAGCCACCACGCACTGCCGGAGCGGCCAGCGGGTCCAAGCGCCCAGCGACCTCAACGGCCACAGCACAACAAAAGCCCACCGCTTCCACCCTGTCCAAGGCGCAGGAGGAGGCCTTGGCCGCCATGCGCCGCAAGCTGGAGATCGGCCGCTACAGTCCGCGCAGCATCCCGGTGTACCTCGGTGCCACGAAGCAGCTCTTTCAGCACTTCCCGAACAAGCATCCGAACGACATCCGCACGGAGGACATCGAGGCCTTTCAACACCACCTCGCCTCGGTCCGCAAGGTGAGCAACAGCACCCTGAATCAGGCGGTGAACGCCATCCGCTACTACTACATGAACGTGCTGGGCGATGAGCGGCGCGTCACCTTCATCGAGCGGCCAAGGAAGGAGACCAAGCTTCCGCTGGTCCTGAGCAAGAGCGAAGTGGCCGCTGTATTGAAGGCACCGACCAACCTGAAGCATCGATCCATGCTCGCGCTCGCGTATTCAGGCGGGCTTCGCGTCAGCGAGTTAGTTGCCTTGAGGCCGGAGGACCTGCTCTTTGACCGGGGGCTGATCAGGATCCGTGGAGCCAAGGGCAACAAAGACCGAACGACCCTGCTCGGGCGCAGCACCGCCGAACTCCTGAAGCGCTATGTGGAACACACCCAGCCCCGGGAACTCCTCTTCGAAGGGCAGGGAGGCGGGTCCTACAGCGCCCGAAGCGCTCAGAAGGTCCTTCAGACCGCTATGGAGAAGGCCGGGATCCGAAAGCCAGCCACGATGCACACCTTGCGCCACAGCTTCGCCACCCACTTGTTGGAACAAGGCACTGACCTGCGCTATATTCAGGCCCTGTTGGGACACGCCAGCAGCAAGACCACGGAGATCTACACGCATGTGAGCACACGATACCTGCAGGGCATCGTGAACCCCATGGATAACTTGGATGCGCCTTGA